Proteins encoded together in one Candidatus Margulisiibacteriota bacterium window:
- a CDS encoding N-acetylmuramoyl-L-alanine amidase, with the protein MRKYLLLISAVYCLLSTVSYADLATIDRLDHMRDRGYDYLDIYTSGWTTGRGLLLENKLYIDFPETRLAKNLTVKHKPSKRVLNIQATQKNARTARVIITLKREIDYDLVNVFGRGKAVVEIGDRADGATAKQFAWESANARKRASPLKPRKFTPAPSPPAEKVSQPRSLQGRTVILDPGHGGDDPGASSCDGQPEKKLTLATAQETAELLRAAGATVYLTRDEDRRSNLSDVVEFANRSRADIFLSIHYNSTYNRGIAGTESYYYNPGSRQFAEKMHEALVRGLDRKDRGLHRVKFYTVNHTRMPAVLLEPAYLSNGDESSLANSAAFRSKVAASIMKGVKNYFGSNTD; encoded by the coding sequence ATGCGTAAGTATCTCCTATTAATTTCCGCTGTCTACTGTCTACTGTCTACTGTCTCGTATGCTGATCTGGCGACGATCGATCGGCTCGACCACATGCGCGATCGCGGGTACGACTATCTCGACATCTACACCAGCGGCTGGACAACGGGGCGCGGACTGCTTTTGGAAAATAAGCTCTATATCGATTTCCCCGAGACCCGGCTGGCGAAAAACTTGACGGTAAAGCATAAGCCGTCGAAACGGGTCCTGAATATCCAGGCCACGCAGAAGAACGCGCGGACCGCCCGGGTCATTATTACCCTGAAACGGGAGATCGATTACGATTTGGTCAATGTTTTCGGCCGCGGCAAAGCGGTCGTGGAGATCGGCGACCGGGCCGATGGGGCGACAGCCAAACAATTCGCTTGGGAATCGGCCAACGCCCGAAAGCGGGCCTCCCCGCTCAAACCGCGCAAATTTACCCCGGCCCCCAGCCCTCCCGCGGAAAAAGTTAGCCAGCCCCGATCACTGCAGGGCAGAACGGTCATCCTCGATCCCGGCCACGGCGGAGATGACCCCGGCGCGTCCTCCTGCGACGGCCAGCCGGAAAAGAAGCTGACCCTAGCGACCGCCCAGGAGACGGCCGAACTGCTGCGCGCGGCGGGGGCAACGGTCTACTTGACCCGTGACGAGGACCGGCGTTCGAACCTCTCGGATGTCGTTGAGTTCGCTAACCGGAGCCGCGCTGACATTTTCCTCTCCATCCATTATAATTCAACTTATAATCGCGGCATCGCCGGGACGGAAAGCTATTACTACAATCCGGGGAGCCGTCAGTTCGCGGAAAAGATGCACGAGGCGTTGGTCCGCGGGCTCGACCGGAAAGACCGGGGGCTCCATCGGGTTAAGTTCTATACGGTCAACCATACCCGGATGCCGGCGGTTTTACTCGAGCCGGCTTATCTCTCCAACGGCGATGAGTCTAGCTTGGCCAACTCCGCCGCTTTCCGGTCAAAAGTCGCGGCCAGTATCATGAAAGGGGTTAAAAACTATTTCGGAAGTAACACTGATTAA
- the murI gene encoding glutamate racemase yields the protein MAAERIAPKAADKPETKKVTPASPIGIFDSGVGGLTVLREIIRQLPHEDVVYLADTARLPYGGRSPEEIVKFNEEIIPYLIGEGVKLIVMACGTSSAIAYPVLKDKYKVHLVSLVEPGARSALAATRSRVIGLFATAGTVNSHAYQTMLHSLDNDVVVHARACPLFVPLIEGGFIEAEETRKVVKEYLKPLLKENIDTLILGCTHYPHLARVIQEIAGPNVTLVDPAAATVLETKKLLDKAGTIKDNSHQPKYDYLVTGSPIQFQDLGSRLLGKPINRVRQVVL from the coding sequence GTGGCCGCCGAGCGGATCGCGCCCAAAGCGGCCGATAAACCGGAGACCAAAAAAGTTACCCCGGCCTCGCCGATCGGGATCTTTGATTCAGGAGTGGGCGGGTTGACCGTCTTGCGCGAGATCATCCGCCAACTGCCGCACGAGGATGTCGTCTACCTGGCCGATACCGCCCGCCTCCCCTACGGCGGCCGCTCGCCCGAAGAGATCGTCAAGTTCAACGAAGAGATCATCCCATATTTAATAGGCGAAGGGGTCAAGCTGATCGTCATGGCCTGCGGCACCTCCTCGGCCATCGCCTATCCGGTCCTGAAAGATAAATATAAGGTCCACTTGGTCAGCTTGGTCGAGCCGGGAGCGCGCTCCGCCCTGGCCGCGACCCGGAGCCGGGTCATCGGCCTCTTCGCCACGGCTGGCACCGTCAATTCCCACGCCTACCAGACCATGCTCCACTCGCTCGACAACGACGTAGTCGTCCACGCCCGCGCCTGTCCCCTCTTTGTCCCGCTGATCGAAGGTGGCTTTATTGAGGCGGAGGAGACCAGGAAGGTCGTCAAAGAGTATCTCAAACCACTGCTCAAGGAAAATATCGACACCTTGATCCTCGGCTGTACCCACTACCCCCACCTGGCCCGGGTCATCCAGGAAATAGCCGGCCCAAACGTCACCCTGGTCGACCCGGCCGCGGCAACCGTCCTCGAGACAAAGAAACTGCTCGATAAAGCGGGGACCATTAAAGATAATTCCCACCAGCCAAAATACGATTATCTCGTCACCGGCTCCCCGATCCAGTTCCAGGACCTCGGCTCCCGCCTTCTTGGAAAACCAATCAACCGCGTCCGTCAAGTAGTGTTATAA